AACTACGCCTTTTATACTCAATCATTAACATATGAATCAGTTGCACATCTTAAATTGCAAAGCGCACTGCATGATGCGCTGTCGCTTGGGGCACTGTATTTGGTGTATCAGCCGAAGGTTGATTGTTGCACTCAGCAGTTAAGCGGCTTTGAAGCGCTGCTGCGTTGGGAGGACCCTTTATTGGGGCCAATATCACCGGCGATATTTATTCCCGTTGCTGAAAAAATTGGTTTAATCCAAGAGATTGGCCGTTGGGTATTACAACAAGCGTGTGAGCAAGGGGTGAGATGGCTCGCCGAGGGCAAAGATTTTGTGCGTATTGCCGTCAACGTCGCCGGGCCGCAGTTACAGCGACGTAATTTTGTCAACGAGGTTGCAGAAGTGCTCAAAGCTACGGGTTTACCGGCAAATAGATTGGAGCTTGAAGTCACCGAAAGTTGCATGATGTCCGATCCCGAGTCCGTTGGACGCGATCTGGTTAAGCTGGGTGAAATGGGAATAATGTTGTCTATTGATGACTTTGGTACTGGCTACTCCTCTCTCAATTACCTCAAAAAGCTGCCGATTAATAAGCTGAAAATCGACCAAGGATTTGTGAGGGATATCCCTGATGATGTCAATAATACAGCTATTGCCAAAGCGGTAATCGCACTGGGCCATTCACTTAATTTAAAAGTGATTGCCGAAGGGGTAGAGACACTAGAGCAGGCGAAGTTTTTGGCTGCTAATGGTTGTGATGAAGCTCAGGGCTATTTGTTTAGTAAGCCAAAATTGGCTGCAGAGCTTGAACACTTTTTTGTAAAAGCCAGCTGTACAAACGGCTAGTTTAGGCCGTTTCTTTAACGGCCTAGCACTGCATTAAAATCTGAAAGTGGAATGACGTCGCCAGCTTGCATTGCTGTGATGTCGATATCGCCAACTCTTACTCTAACCAACCTTAGTGTTGCAAAACCTACTGCAGCAGTCATCTTTCTAATCTGACGGTTTTTGCCTTCACGTAAGGTGATAGACACCCAGCTTGTTGGACCGTGTCTTGGATCACGGATCTTCCGACCTCGCAAAGGCAGCTGTGGTTCCTGCGTTAACTTGAATGCTTTGCAGGGCAAGGTTTGATATTTTTCTCCATTCACTCCAATTTCAACACCGTTTTGTAGCGCTAACACTGCCGCGGCAGAGATGTCGCCATCAAGCTGAACATAATACTCTTTCTCGACTTTTTTACTGCGGATCAAGTGACTCATCATGCCATCGGTCGTTAGTAGTAGTAACCCTTCGGAGTCGTGATCAAGGCGGCCGATAGCCATGGTTTTTTCGGGGAACGTAAATAGTTCAGCCAACAGCTTTTTACTTTTACGCGTTTCGGGCACAAATTGGCTTAAAAAACCGTAGGGCTTAAAGATTTTAAAGTGCTGATGCTTGTCTGGCGCTGCAGTTAATTCTACTTTTTCTAGGGTGATCGAGGCCATTGATGTCGCTCTTAATTAGCTTGATTGCTATTAATCTTAACTTAGCATGATTATATACCCATCCCACTGAATCCTGAATCCTCAGATAGAATGGGTATACGTAAACTCTTATGGCAACGCACCTCATCCCAATTGACGTGCTCCTCGCAAATGAGAGCTGTCGTGTTTAATTGATAAGCTATGGTCATTTGGTGATTGCCGCAATAACAGTAGATGACAGCGTTGTCATTTGAGGTTATAGTAATGTTACATATTTAGCTGGTAGTACGATAGCTATCTCATAAGAGCATATTTCATGCTCTGTTTTGGCGAGTACAGTTCGACAGTATCGGCTAATTTCTCACTTTAATTGGATCCCTTTTATGCAAATCGTAATATTAAAAGACAGCGCGGCAGTTGCGGCCTATGGCGCAAATATTTTTATTAAACAATTGCAGAAAAAACCGGATTCAGTACTGGGGTTAGCAACAGGCTCAACGCCGGTATCGCTCTATCAGCAGTTGATTGGAGCGACTAAAGCTAGGCTAATCTCATTTGCCAAAACCACCACCTTTAACCTCGATGAATACTTGGGGTTAGCGGCAACGCACCCGCAAAGTTACCGCTATTTTATGAAGCAGCAACTATTTGATCATATCGATATCGATCAAGCTAATACTCATGTGCCTCCTGGCGACGCGGTTAATCCAATTACGGCGTGCCAAGGCTACGAAGAGCAGATCGCGGCCGCTGGTGGTGTTGATGTTCAGTTATTGGGAATAGGCCGTAATGGTCACATTGGCTTTAATGAGCCGTCATCGGGTTTGCTGTCGCGTACCCGAGTTAAAACCTTAACCAAGGCGACGATTAAAGATAACGCTCGCTTCTTTGAAGCCGATGAATATCAGCCGCATCTGTCGATTACGATGGGGATTGGTACGATTATGGATGCTAAAAAAGTCGTTTTATTAGCGACTGGTGCAAATAAAGCTGAAGCTATTAAGGCGACTGTAGAAGGCCCATTAACTGCTGCATGTCCAGCTTCCGCACTGCAGATGCATCAAGATGTGGTGTTAGTGATAGATGAAGCGGCGGCATCAAGCTTGTCTGATTGTGACTTTTATAAACATATCGAAGTGGAAAACCAAAAGCTGATGGCTAGATTAGGCTTGTAACTAGCTGTAATTAGTCGCAGATAAAAAAGGACAAGCATGGCTTGTCCTTTTTATTTTTCAGCCCGAGAACATCTATTGCAGTTGGTGGTTCGCATCAATTAGGCGTTTGCTGATATTGAACCAAAATGCCACCACTGTTCTTATGTTAATTATTTGTATACTCTTAATTGATGAAGGTAATTTTTAGATCAAAAACTAATCACTTATAAAGAGTAAAATTATGCTGAAAAAATTCTCATTAGCGGTGCTTGTGTTAATCACACTGCCCTTTGTCATCGCGCTGTTTGTTCAAAAAGAGTATTCGGTAGTGGCCCAAATCACCATCGATAGACCAGTGTCAGAGGTGTTTAGCTACGTGAAGCAGCTAAAGAATCAAGATAACTTTAGCGTCTGGGCACAAATGGACCCAGATATGAAAAAAAGCTATCGCGGCACTGACGGAACCGTAGGTTTTGTGTCTCGATGGGAAAGTGATAAAGAGGAAGTTGGTATTGGCGAGCAGGAGATAATGCGTATTGATGAGGGCAAGCGCATTGATTTTGAACTGCGATTTTATGCTCCATTTGAGTCAACCGATCCTGCTTTTATGAGCACCGCAGCTATGGCTGACAATCAAACATTGCTGAAGTGGGGCTTCGATGGCCATTTAGATTATCCTATGAACCTGATGTTTTTATTTCTAGATTTCGAAACCATGATTGCAAACGATCTCAATCAAGGGTTAGTGAAATTAAAGCAGCTGTTAGAGGCGGAGTAGTCCTTGTTGGTGGCAAGTTCGATGTTGCAGGATTGGCATAAAACTGAAATTACACCCTAGGCCAAGTTGTTCATTTTAAACTATGTGCGTGATAAACAAGATGCATTACCAAGGTAGGAAGACTCAATGACAGAAGCTCATCATCTATTAACTGACTTTATTGAATACCCTGAACATGAAATGCTTGCTCGGGCAGAACGAAATTATGCTGAGGTGAAGCGGCGTCACTCGATTCGAAAGTTTTCTAACAGGGCGGTACCGCAAGAGATCATTGAAAAATGCATCTTGGCGGCGGGCACTGCGCCCAATGGTGCCAATCATCAACCTTGGCATTTTGTAGCGATAAATAGTCCTGAAATTAAGGCGCAAATACGCCATGAAGCTGAAGCATTAGAGCAGGCTTTTTATGCCGGACGTGCGGGAGAGGAGTGGCTCGATGCACTTAAACCGTTAGGCACCAATGCTGATAAACCCTATCTAGAACATGCCCCTTGGCTAATCGCCATATTCAGCAAAAAACGCAGCGAAGATGAAGGCGAGCAAAAAACCAATTATTACGTGCATGAATCGGTTGGGATCGCGACTGGATTTTTGATCCAAGCGCTGCACAATGCAGGCTTAGGCACCTTAACTCATACGCCAAAGCCTATGTCATTCTTAAGTAAAGTATGTGGTCGAGATAATTCAAATGAGCGACCGTATATGTTGATCATAGCTGGCTACCCAAGCGAAGATGCGACAGTGCCAGAGCACGCATTACAAAAGAAAGCGCTGGCAGAGATCTGCGACTTTCTCTAATAGCCGCTAAATGATTAACGACTTAAGGGAATTGGTATAACTACTTAGGGGAATGGCTGCAACGCCAACTGCTAAGTTATTCCAGCAGATGGCGAGCGACCGAAGGTAGAGCCTAGCTCTGCCTCGCACTAAAAAGTATTGTGGTGTAATGCCAAATGAATAAGCCAAAAGCAACTATCCAGCAAAGCGCACTAATGTCCCATGCAAGAATAGGTTGTTGCAGCAAGGGTAAAGCAACCCGTGCGAGTGCGCCGATCAGGATCAGCATAAACGCTATGTTGATTGAAAAATGAGGCTTAAGCGCTCGACCTGTATGCCCGAGAGATACGCGAGCTATCATGGCTAAGATCATCGCACCAATGGTACCAATAGTGATGAGATGCAATGCATCAGCAAAGCGCAACACGTCAATGTGGTAACTTGCACCCAGTGCGATGAGTCCGATGGCTAAGGCAAAATATGAACCGTGCAAAGACCAAAGTAGCGGCACTTTCAATGTCGCTGTGCTATTCCAATTCAGTATGCGTAGTAAGTGTAAAACTCCCGCTAAGATCAGTAGTGGAGCCGCAGTAAAGGGCAGCTCAATAAAGTCGTTAATAAAGAAGACAGCTAGGCCTAATAAAGAGACCCAAGGCAAGCATTTGTCGAGTTTTGGCGTGGGCTTTACCTTGGCATTTTCAGCGCCACGGCCGGTAAAAAATGGGATCACTCGTCCGCCGACGATGCCGACAAGTAAGCAAAAGAGCAGAATCGCACAACGTGATAGATGCAGGGCAAGCTCGCTATAACCATAGATATCGGCCAGTAAAAAACCAATGTTAAAAGACATCATCGCGGTCAGTAGCGGAATAAATTGATAGTTACGGCTGCTTTTAGCCTTAATCACCATCGAAGCAATATAGCCAATTGAGATAAGCCACCAACTTGCTTGTAAAGCCACTGCAGTTAACTGCAGCTTGGGGTTTGAAGACCAGAGTAACCCCCGTACCAGCAGCCAAATCACAGTGAGCAGCATCAAGGCAAAACCATTAATACTACGGCGATTGGTCCAAGTCTGAGCGGCTGTCAGTAAAAAACCGACCGCTATCGTGGCAGCGAAACCAAACAGCATTTCATGGATATGCCAGATGACAGGGCTTAATCCTGCAGTCGCAAGACCGAGAAACTGCCCATGAAGAAACAATATCCACAGCGTGATGCTGACTACCGACGACAGCGCCGCCGCTAAAAACCAGGGTCTAAAAGCCAAGTCCCACAAAGGCATATCGCTCAGTTGGCTGAATAGGTTTTTAGGCTGCAGCGCAACCTGTTCAACTTCACCACTAGCGGAGAGTACTTGTTTAGTTTTAGGTTCTGTAATTGATTGCATGGAGATCTATCTTGATTAAACGTAATTTGACACTGCGATAAATGTGCCAATGTTCAAAGTCGTGATGGTTACTCAATTTCAGACTGTTCTGTACACCACTGTAGTCATTTAGACCTCGTTAATTTGTAGTCTTTATGACTCTTAAGGGTCGTTTGGAGTCGTATTTTGAGTACTGTTTGGAGCCGTGGTATGGTGGCTGCAGTGATAATTGATTGAGTTTACAATTCTTGTGAGTGAAATATCCTCAGCCGCCTTAGTCCAACTAGCCTTAGATCTTACCAATAGTCTGACAACTAAAGACAGGTTTGATCGCTTGCTCAATACCGTGCGTAACGCCGTCGCTTGTGATGCTGTGGTGTTATTGCATATGCAAGGTAACTACTTAAAACCGCTGGCACTGCAAGGCTTGACGAAAGAGACATTAGGTCGCCGGTTTGAGATGGCCTCCCACCCAAGATTTGAGCAGATCTGTGCGTCGAAAACACCGGTGAGGTTTGCAGCTGATAGTGAATTAGCTGATCCTTATGATGGTTTACTGCTGTCCCACAGTGGCGATCTGCCAGTACACGCTTGCATGGGGCTACCATTGCTTTGTGACGACAAGCTGATTGGTGTTTTGACCTTAGACAGCATGCTTCCCAATGTCTTTGATGAGATCCCCAAGCAAACGTTAGACATTATTGCGGCGATGTCCGCAGCGACCTTAAACACCGCTATTTTGCTGCAACAACTTGAACAGCATTCAAAACATAATCAACAGGTAGTAGCGGAGCTAACCCATGAAGCTTTAGTCAAAGATGGCGGTGAGCTGATAGGCAATAGTGAGGTCATGCTTAAATTAAAACGTGAAATAGAGATGGTAGCAGCCTCTAACTTTTCCATTTTAATCGAAGGGGAAACAGGCGTTGGCAAGGAGCTAGTGGCTAGGACGCTGCATAGGCAATCGAGCCGCAGTGAAGGCCCTTTAGTCTATGTGAACTGTGCAGCACTGCCTGAAAGCCTGATTGAAAGCGAGCTATTTGGTCATGTTAAAGGGGCATTTACTGGCGCCGATCGAAACCGCATTGGTAAATTTAGCCTCGCTAGCGGCGGCACAATATTTCTCGACGAGATTGGCGAGTTACCACTGGCGGTACAAAGTAAGTTGTTGCGAGCTTTGCAGAATCAAGAGATCCAAGTGGTGGGTAAAGATGAGGTTGACTATGTAGACGTGCGTATTCTTGCAGCAACTAATAGACAGCTTAAAGTGGAAGTTGAACAGGGGCGTTTTCGTGCCGACCTTTATCATCGTCTGAGTGTATATCCCATCATTGTGCCGCCATTAAGGCAGCGTGATGAGGATATTAGTTTACTTAGCGGTTACTTTATCGAGCTAACGCGGCGCAAACTGGGCATGAGTCAACTGACCTTAGAGCCAAGTGCGATGAAAATGCTCAATCAGTATGATTGGCCGGGTAATGTTCGCGAACTGGAACATGTTATTAGCCGCGCAGCCCTTAGAGCGAGAAGCGAAAGTACCGCTGCTATTGTACGCATTGGCATTACCCATCTTGCGCTACTTTTGCCCAATGCCAGCCTAAGCGAAACCACAGCTAATCAATTGCAGGATCCATTACAGCAGAAGCTGCCAGCCGAAGATGGTGGCAACCTTAAACAGCAAATCGATGACTTTCAACGGCAGTTGATTTTACAGACGCTAACCCTGCAACAGGGTAATTGGTCGGCAACCGCCAAGCAGTTGCAGATGGATCGAGCCAATCTAAATCGTCTTGCCAAGCGCTTGGGAATTAGAGTGAGCAAGAGTATTGTCGTCGGAATTTAAAGTCGGCATTTGAAAGAAAGCAGGGAGCACAATGGAAAAACATCATATTCTCGATAATATACCGAGTGATTTAACCTTAGAGCAGTTTCAGCCATTGGTGAAAACTGATGCAGTGTTGATTGAGATAATTGTCTTGGCAGCGTATGTGGCTCCTGAAGGAGCAAATGTAAAGAAAGCTGAGGGCA
The Shewanella sp. KX20019 DNA segment above includes these coding regions:
- a CDS encoding pseudouridine synthase, translating into MASITLEKVELTAAPDKHQHFKIFKPYGFLSQFVPETRKSKKLLAELFTFPEKTMAIGRLDHDSEGLLLLTTDGMMSHLIRSKKVEKEYYVQLDGDISAAAVLALQNGVEIGVNGEKYQTLPCKAFKLTQEPQLPLRGRKIRDPRHGPTSWVSITLREGKNRQIRKMTAAVGFATLRLVRVRVGDIDITAMQAGDVIPLSDFNAVLGR
- the nagB gene encoding glucosamine-6-phosphate deaminase translates to MQIVILKDSAAVAAYGANIFIKQLQKKPDSVLGLATGSTPVSLYQQLIGATKARLISFAKTTTFNLDEYLGLAATHPQSYRYFMKQQLFDHIDIDQANTHVPPGDAVNPITACQGYEEQIAAAGGVDVQLLGIGRNGHIGFNEPSSGLLSRTRVKTLTKATIKDNARFFEADEYQPHLSITMGIGTIMDAKKVVLLATGANKAEAIKATVEGPLTAACPASALQMHQDVVLVIDEAAASSLSDCDFYKHIEVENQKLMARLGL
- a CDS encoding SRPBCC family protein, whose product is MLKKFSLAVLVLITLPFVIALFVQKEYSVVAQITIDRPVSEVFSYVKQLKNQDNFSVWAQMDPDMKKSYRGTDGTVGFVSRWESDKEEVGIGEQEIMRIDEGKRIDFELRFYAPFESTDPAFMSTAAMADNQTLLKWGFDGHLDYPMNLMFLFLDFETMIANDLNQGLVKLKQLLEAE
- a CDS encoding nitroreductase family protein — protein: MTEAHHLLTDFIEYPEHEMLARAERNYAEVKRRHSIRKFSNRAVPQEIIEKCILAAGTAPNGANHQPWHFVAINSPEIKAQIRHEAEALEQAFYAGRAGEEWLDALKPLGTNADKPYLEHAPWLIAIFSKKRSEDEGEQKTNYYVHESVGIATGFLIQALHNAGLGTLTHTPKPMSFLSKVCGRDNSNERPYMLIIAGYPSEDATVPEHALQKKALAEICDFL
- a CDS encoding NnrS family protein, translated to MQSITEPKTKQVLSASGEVEQVALQPKNLFSQLSDMPLWDLAFRPWFLAAALSSVVSITLWILFLHGQFLGLATAGLSPVIWHIHEMLFGFAATIAVGFLLTAAQTWTNRRSINGFALMLLTVIWLLVRGLLWSSNPKLQLTAVALQASWWLISIGYIASMVIKAKSSRNYQFIPLLTAMMSFNIGFLLADIYGYSELALHLSRCAILLFCLLVGIVGGRVIPFFTGRGAENAKVKPTPKLDKCLPWVSLLGLAVFFINDFIELPFTAAPLLILAGVLHLLRILNWNSTATLKVPLLWSLHGSYFALAIGLIALGASYHIDVLRFADALHLITIGTIGAMILAMIARVSLGHTGRALKPHFSINIAFMLILIGALARVALPLLQQPILAWDISALCWIVAFGLFIWHYTTILFSARQS
- the norR gene encoding nitric oxide reductase transcriptional regulator NorR translates to MSEISSAALVQLALDLTNSLTTKDRFDRLLNTVRNAVACDAVVLLHMQGNYLKPLALQGLTKETLGRRFEMASHPRFEQICASKTPVRFAADSELADPYDGLLLSHSGDLPVHACMGLPLLCDDKLIGVLTLDSMLPNVFDEIPKQTLDIIAAMSAATLNTAILLQQLEQHSKHNQQVVAELTHEALVKDGGELIGNSEVMLKLKREIEMVAASNFSILIEGETGVGKELVARTLHRQSSRSEGPLVYVNCAALPESLIESELFGHVKGAFTGADRNRIGKFSLASGGTIFLDEIGELPLAVQSKLLRALQNQEIQVVGKDEVDYVDVRILAATNRQLKVEVEQGRFRADLYHRLSVYPIIVPPLRQRDEDISLLSGYFIELTRRKLGMSQLTLEPSAMKMLNQYDWPGNVRELEHVISRAALRARSESTAAIVRIGITHLALLLPNASLSETTANQLQDPLQQKLPAEDGGNLKQQIDDFQRQLILQTLTLQQGNWSATAKQLQMDRANLNRLAKRLGIRVSKSIVVGI